From the Halalkalicoccus sp. CGA53 genome, one window contains:
- a CDS encoding pyridoxal-phosphate-dependent aminotransferase family protein, which produces MDEEFLLLNPGPVPVSGAVREAMAEPMVSHRSAAFGRVYERVQSGLDEVFTRSTLSGRSTASDGTSLILNGTATMGMEMAVANLVEPESELVALANGKFGRRFARIADRYCSVTRVEVDWGDSFDLDAVSEAIGRETDVVTMVHNETSTGLLNPVSAVGELAREAGALFVVDGVTSIGGDVFCVDDWNVDVAITDSQKALAAPPGVSAMYVTERAAEAAHGESAPFYADLEWHLRKAADHQTPFTSAVPLFRALAVAVEEITDEGLPARIERHRRQAEAFRQGFAAMGLDGFPDARGETARSNTVTATALPESVRERPTEFFDAVSERNVSISGGQAHLGGEIFRVSNMGRLTPDQVLRGVRTVGEAVTDVGLDADVEAGLAAAEAELGR; this is translated from the coding sequence ATGGACGAGGAGTTCCTTCTGTTGAACCCGGGGCCCGTCCCGGTGAGCGGGGCGGTCCGCGAGGCGATGGCCGAACCGATGGTCTCACACCGTTCGGCGGCGTTCGGGAGGGTCTACGAGCGCGTACAGAGCGGCCTGGACGAGGTCTTCACCCGCTCGACGCTCTCGGGACGGTCGACCGCGAGCGACGGCACCAGCCTGATCCTCAACGGAACGGCAACGATGGGGATGGAGATGGCCGTGGCGAACCTCGTCGAGCCGGAGAGCGAGCTCGTCGCCCTCGCCAACGGGAAGTTCGGCCGCCGGTTCGCCCGGATCGCCGACCGCTACTGCTCGGTCACCCGGGTCGAGGTCGACTGGGGTGACTCGTTCGATCTGGACGCGGTCTCGGAGGCCATCGGCCGGGAGACCGACGTCGTCACGATGGTCCACAACGAGACCTCTACGGGGCTCCTCAACCCCGTCTCTGCGGTCGGCGAGCTGGCCCGCGAGGCCGGCGCGCTGTTCGTCGTCGACGGGGTTACCTCGATCGGTGGCGACGTCTTCTGCGTCGACGACTGGAACGTCGACGTCGCGATCACCGACTCTCAGAAGGCGCTCGCTGCGCCGCCCGGCGTGAGCGCGATGTACGTCACGGAGCGGGCGGCCGAGGCTGCCCACGGCGAGAGCGCGCCGTTCTACGCGGACCTCGAGTGGCACCTCCGGAAGGCCGCGGACCACCAGACGCCCTTTACCAGCGCCGTCCCGCTCTTTCGCGCGCTCGCGGTTGCCGTCGAGGAGATCACCGACGAGGGACTCCCCGCTCGAATCGAACGCCACCGCCGGCAGGCCGAGGCGTTCCGGCAGGGCTTCGCCGCGATGGGTCTCGACGGGTTCCCGGACGCCCGGGGCGAGACGGCCCGATCGAACACCGTGACGGCGACCGCACTCCCCGAGTCGGTGAGAGAGCGCCCGACCGAGTTCTTCGACGCGGTGAGCGAGCGGAACGTCTCGATCAGCGGCGGACAGGCGCACCTGGGGGGAGAGATCTTCCGGGTCAGCAACATGGGCCGGCTCACCCCCGACCAGGTCCTCCGAGGGGTGCGAACCGTCGGCGAGGCGGTCACGGACGTGGGACTCGACGCCGACGTCGAGGCGGGACTCGCCGCGGCCGAAGCCGAACTCGGACGCTGA
- a CDS encoding HalOD1 output domain-containing protein, which yields MSTLARGGRQSGTESITEAIVRAIASEAECEPTEISPIGAHIDVDAVERLVAGPGEVTLRFVHDGMETTVHGDGRIVVDGTAYRPVV from the coding sequence ATGAGTACGCTGGCACGAGGTGGACGGCAGTCTGGGACCGAATCGATAACGGAGGCGATCGTGCGGGCGATCGCCTCGGAGGCGGAGTGCGAACCGACCGAGATCTCGCCGATTGGGGCGCACATCGACGTCGACGCCGTCGAACGACTCGTCGCGGGGCCGGGGGAGGTGACCCTTCGGTTCGTCCACGACGGGATGGAGACGACGGTTCACGGCGACGGACGCATCGTCGTCGACGGTACGGCGTACCGACCAGTCGTCTAG
- the serA gene encoding phosphoglycerate dehydrogenase, protein MKVLVTDPIAEAGLDVLRGAGHEVETAYEIDGGEALVEALADADALIVRSGTEVGEAVFAATDLVIVGRAGIGVDNIDVEAATDHGVIVANAPEGNVRAAAEHTVAMAFAAARSIPQAHVRLRAGEWAKSEFLGSELNGATLGVVGLGRVGQEVAKRLRSLGMEIVAFDPYIAEERADQLGAELLDLEECLRRADFLTVHTPLTPETEGMISTAELDLLEGGYLVNCARGGVVDEAALARAVEDGTLAGAALDVFAEEPLSPESPLLSVENVIVTPHLGASTEAAQENVATSTAKQVLAAFAGEPVVNALNAPSIDESAFPRVAPYVDLAETAGTIATQLLDGRIESVDVRYEGEIAEEDLDFVTASALKGVFTPLEWQVNAVNAPRIADERGVDVTETTTRQTEDFRSMITVTVGDGDDSVDVSGTLFAGDEPRIVRIDGYRVDAIPYGHMLIARNVDQPGVIGLIGTVLGDAGINIAGMFNAREAIGGEALTVYDLDEAVPDDVLGRLVDDERIISVRYITLDGR, encoded by the coding sequence ATGAAGGTTCTCGTCACCGACCCGATCGCCGAGGCGGGTCTGGACGTGTTGCGCGGAGCCGGCCACGAGGTCGAGACGGCGTACGAGATCGACGGCGGCGAGGCGCTGGTCGAGGCGCTCGCCGACGCCGACGCGCTGATCGTCCGCTCCGGAACCGAGGTCGGCGAGGCGGTGTTCGCCGCGACCGACCTCGTGATCGTCGGTCGGGCGGGCATCGGCGTCGACAACATCGACGTCGAGGCGGCGACCGACCACGGCGTGATCGTCGCGAACGCACCGGAAGGAAACGTCCGTGCCGCGGCCGAACACACCGTGGCGATGGCCTTCGCCGCCGCCCGTTCGATCCCGCAGGCACACGTCCGGCTGCGCGCCGGCGAGTGGGCGAAAAGCGAGTTCCTCGGATCGGAGCTGAACGGGGCCACCCTCGGCGTCGTCGGCCTCGGGCGGGTCGGCCAGGAGGTCGCCAAACGCCTCCGGAGCCTCGGGATGGAGATCGTCGCGTTCGACCCCTACATCGCCGAGGAGCGCGCCGACCAGCTCGGCGCCGAACTCCTCGACCTCGAGGAGTGTCTCCGGCGTGCGGACTTCCTCACCGTCCACACCCCGCTCACCCCCGAGACGGAGGGGATGATCTCCACAGCCGAACTCGACCTCCTCGAGGGCGGCTACCTCGTCAACTGCGCCCGCGGCGGGGTCGTCGACGAGGCGGCGCTCGCCCGTGCAGTGGAGGACGGCACGCTCGCCGGCGCGGCGCTCGACGTCTTCGCGGAGGAACCGCTCTCGCCGGAGAGCCCACTGCTCTCGGTCGAGAACGTGATCGTCACCCCACACCTCGGCGCGAGCACCGAGGCCGCCCAGGAGAACGTGGCGACGAGCACGGCGAAACAGGTGCTGGCGGCGTTCGCCGGCGAGCCGGTCGTGAACGCGCTCAACGCCCCCTCGATCGACGAGAGCGCGTTCCCCCGGGTCGCCCCCTACGTCGACCTCGCCGAGACCGCGGGGACGATCGCCACGCAGCTCCTGGACGGGCGGATCGAGTCCGTCGACGTCCGGTACGAGGGCGAGATCGCCGAGGAGGACCTCGACTTCGTCACCGCGAGCGCGCTGAAGGGCGTCTTCACCCCGCTGGAGTGGCAGGTGAACGCGGTGAACGCCCCGCGCATCGCCGACGAACGCGGCGTCGACGTCACCGAGACGACGACGCGCCAGACCGAGGACTTCCGGAGCATGATCACCGTCACCGTCGGCGACGGCGACGACTCCGTCGACGTGAGCGGGACGCTGTTCGCCGGCGACGAGCCGCGGATCGTCCGGATCGACGGCTACCGCGTCGACGCGATCCCGTACGGACACATGCTGATCGCCCGAAACGTCGACCAGCCCGGCGTGATCGGCCTCATCGGGACCGTCCTCGGCGACGCGGGCATCAACATCGCGGGGATGTTCAACGCCCGCGAGGCGATCGGCGGGGAGGCACTCACCGTCTACGACCTCGACGAAGCCGTCCCCGACGACGTCCTCGGCCGCCTCGTGGACGACGAGCGGATCATCTCGGTCCGCTACATCACCCTCGACGGCCGCTGA
- the metX gene encoding homoserine O-acetyltransferase MetX, translating into MTAHEAETVSLGEFTFECGESLSDLEIAYEAYGEFDGDNAVLVCHALTGSQQVAARSPRDQATGWWSDVVGPGKAIDTGRYYVVCANVPGSCYGSSGPESEDPETGEPFGTEFPPVTVADWTRAQRLLLDHLGVGRLHAVVGGSVGGMNVLEWGKRYPDDVRRLIPVATAARLDAQCLGLNAVARRAITSDANWNGGEYYGDEHPEDGLALARQLGHLMYLSKSSMEAKFGRRAAGRDALRDAFPADSAANFFPYRDVESYLDYQATKFVDRFDANSYLYLTRAMDNYDLAAGYEDDADALAAFTGETLVLSFTGDWHFTTEQAETLAEALRETDSPVAHHVIESDHGHDAFLVEPEKVGPPIADFLADGVRGRSVTDTVESSTAEYAPVHTSLFSD; encoded by the coding sequence ATGACAGCTCACGAGGCCGAGACCGTCTCGCTCGGCGAGTTCACCTTCGAGTGTGGCGAGTCGCTTTCCGACCTGGAGATCGCTTACGAGGCCTACGGCGAGTTCGACGGCGACAACGCAGTCCTGGTTTGTCACGCGCTCACCGGCAGCCAGCAGGTCGCCGCGCGGAGCCCGCGGGACCAGGCGACCGGCTGGTGGTCGGACGTGGTCGGGCCGGGGAAGGCGATCGACACGGGGAGGTACTACGTCGTCTGTGCGAACGTCCCCGGCTCCTGTTACGGCTCCTCGGGGCCGGAGAGCGAGGATCCGGAGACGGGCGAGCCCTTCGGTACCGAGTTCCCGCCGGTGACGGTCGCGGACTGGACGCGCGCACAGCGCCTGCTGCTCGACCACCTCGGCGTCGGTCGGCTGCACGCCGTCGTCGGGGGGAGCGTCGGCGGGATGAACGTCCTCGAGTGGGGGAAACGCTACCCGGACGACGTCCGCCGGCTGATCCCGGTGGCGACCGCCGCTCGCCTCGACGCGCAGTGTCTCGGGCTGAACGCGGTCGCCCGCCGGGCGATCACCTCCGACGCGAACTGGAACGGCGGGGAGTACTACGGCGACGAGCACCCGGAGGACGGCCTCGCGCTCGCGCGCCAGCTCGGCCACCTGATGTACCTCTCGAAGTCGTCGATGGAGGCGAAGTTCGGCCGGCGCGCGGCCGGCCGCGACGCGCTGCGAGACGCGTTTCCCGCCGACTCGGCGGCGAACTTCTTCCCGTACCGCGACGTCGAGTCGTACCTCGACTACCAGGCCACCAAGTTCGTCGACCGCTTCGACGCGAACTCGTATCTCTACCTCACGCGCGCGATGGACAACTACGACCTCGCCGCCGGCTACGAGGACGACGCCGACGCGCTCGCCGCCTTCACCGGCGAGACGCTCGTCCTCTCTTTCACCGGCGACTGGCACTTTACGACCGAGCAGGCCGAGACGCTCGCGGAAGCGCTGCGGGAGACCGACTCGCCCGTCGCACACCACGTGATCGAGTCCGACCACGGCCACGACGCCTTCCTCGTCGAGCCGGAGAAGGTCGGCCCGCCGATCGCCGACTTCCTCGCCGACGGCGTCCGCGGTCGATCCGTGACTGATACCGTCGAGAGCTCGACGGCCGAGTACGCACCGGTCCACACGAGCCTCTTCTCGGACTGA
- a CDS encoding DUF4013 domain-containing protein: MAQNLINTILDALNYPRRPEHAVRTIAIGGALTLLSLLVLPAVLLTGYTVRVLGGGAVGDDELPRFDAWGQLATDGLKAIAVVLAYVGIPYALLFAAAFGIGEAAGWAAFAPIVMGGLALVALGVYAIPAALTIYATAGRLGAAFEVAALRPILLDGRYVAGWVRAGIVLGAGTFLATMMNVIPVAGTLASVFVMFYVSVAAARLFGQAVGETRTIDVVADESPVEPPVARPAD, from the coding sequence ATGGCACAGAACCTCATAAACACGATACTCGACGCACTGAACTACCCGCGTCGGCCCGAACACGCAGTGCGGACGATCGCGATCGGCGGCGCTCTCACGCTCTTGAGCCTGCTCGTCCTTCCCGCAGTCCTCCTCACGGGATACACAGTGCGCGTCCTTGGAGGCGGCGCGGTGGGCGACGATGAACTCCCGCGATTCGACGCGTGGGGGCAGCTCGCTACTGACGGTCTGAAAGCGATCGCCGTCGTCCTCGCCTACGTCGGAATCCCCTACGCCCTGCTGTTCGCGGCGGCGTTCGGGATCGGCGAGGCGGCCGGCTGGGCCGCGTTCGCCCCGATCGTGATGGGCGGACTAGCGCTCGTCGCGCTGGGGGTCTACGCGATCCCCGCAGCGCTGACGATCTACGCGACCGCCGGCAGACTGGGTGCCGCCTTCGAGGTCGCGGCACTCAGACCCATCCTGCTCGACGGCCGGTACGTCGCTGGCTGGGTCCGAGCCGGGATCGTCCTCGGTGCCGGGACGTTCCTCGCGACGATGATGAACGTCATTCCCGTCGCCGGGACGCTCGCGAGCGTCTTCGTGATGTTCTACGTCTCGGTCGCGGCAGCCCGGCTGTTCGGTCAGGCCGTCGGTGAGACCCGTACGATCGACGTCGTGGCCGACGAGAGCCCCGTCGAACCCCCGGTCGCCCGACCCGCCGACTGA
- the serB gene encoding phosphoserine phosphatase SerB, producing MSLVAFDFDGTLSESEMTVLLGEREGVADEMAEITNRAMNDEIGYAESLRERAALLAGLPESEAEAAYDRVVLREDAAEVLRALSEADVPTAILTGGFERGVERALASEGVSVDRIVANRLPVDGGELTGEVEGPLIEGTKDDALREVAAEFEIPMEETVAVGDGANDLPMLRVAGLSIGFEPKPAVEPHCGVVVESMPELLSLFEVRGVL from the coding sequence ATGAGCCTCGTCGCCTTCGATTTCGACGGGACGCTCTCCGAGTCGGAGATGACGGTCCTCCTGGGCGAGCGGGAGGGCGTCGCCGACGAGATGGCCGAGATCACGAACCGGGCGATGAACGACGAGATCGGCTACGCCGAGAGCCTGCGCGAGCGGGCGGCGCTGCTCGCCGGCCTCCCCGAGTCGGAGGCCGAAGCCGCCTACGACCGCGTCGTCCTCCGGGAGGACGCGGCGGAGGTGCTCCGCGCGCTCTCCGAGGCGGACGTTCCGACGGCGATCCTGACCGGCGGCTTCGAACGGGGCGTCGAGCGCGCGCTCGCCAGCGAGGGCGTCTCGGTGGACAGGATCGTCGCGAACCGGCTGCCGGTAGACGGGGGGGAGCTCACCGGCGAGGTCGAGGGCCCGCTGATCGAGGGAACGAAGGACGACGCGCTTCGCGAGGTCGCCGCGGAGTTCGAAATCCCGATGGAGGAGACGGTCGCAGTCGGCGACGGGGCGAACGACCTCCCGATGCTGCGCGTCGCCGGCCTCTCGATCGGGTTCGAACCGAAACCCGCCGTCGAACCCCACTGCGGCGTCGTCGTGGAGTCGATGCCCGAACTACTCTCGCTGTTCGAGGTGCGGGGCGTCCTGTAG
- a CDS encoding MFS transporter: MSRTSRDRAVLASVIFAVLLAQVLLYPGIAEIVAALGASTDLDPSMWFLVSEFAGFVLFAGLWGALSDRVERRVPFVAIGALGGAAGYLLLALLPPAGVELGFTSVLVVRFVQGAFTIAAFSLAITMLMDLPGGRGANMGAAGLAIGLGTASGAPVGGQLASLTPLAPLLAAGVLLLAVVPLLALVTDRAPASRRSGVREVLAGLSRTPTLALPYTFGFVDRLTAGFFSLTGVFYFREVFGLDPAETGVVLALFFVPFALLQFPMGILSDRIGRTIPIVVGSVCYGGAIAFVGLAPSLVLAGAGMVLVGVLGAFMAPATMALVTDLADDDERGTAMAGFNVAGSLGFLTGFLVGGTVAGTFGYLTAFLVVAAMEALIALVAVPLFLRIDLPIEPSFQPER, encoded by the coding sequence GTGTCGCGGACGAGTCGCGATCGAGCCGTCCTCGCGAGCGTCATCTTCGCCGTCCTGCTCGCGCAGGTGCTGCTCTACCCCGGCATCGCCGAGATCGTCGCCGCGCTCGGTGCGAGTACCGACCTCGACCCGAGTATGTGGTTCCTGGTGAGCGAGTTCGCTGGCTTCGTCCTCTTCGCCGGGCTCTGGGGGGCGCTCTCCGATCGCGTCGAGAGGAGGGTGCCGTTCGTCGCGATCGGCGCGCTGGGCGGGGCGGCTGGCTACCTCCTGCTCGCGCTGCTCCCGCCCGCCGGCGTCGAACTCGGGTTCACGAGCGTGCTCGTCGTCCGGTTCGTCCAGGGTGCGTTCACGATCGCCGCGTTCTCGCTCGCGATCACGATGCTGATGGACCTCCCGGGCGGGAGGGGTGCGAACATGGGAGCAGCCGGCCTCGCGATCGGCCTCGGCACCGCGAGCGGCGCACCGGTCGGCGGTCAACTCGCCTCGCTCACCCCGCTCGCCCCGCTGCTCGCTGCCGGCGTCCTCTTGCTCGCGGTCGTTCCGCTGCTCGCGCTGGTCACCGATCGAGCGCCAGCCTCCCGGCGGAGTGGCGTTCGGGAGGTCCTCGCCGGGCTCTCGCGAACACCGACGCTCGCGCTCCCCTACACGTTCGGCTTCGTCGACCGGCTGACCGCGGGCTTCTTCTCGCTCACCGGCGTGTTCTACTTCCGGGAGGTGTTCGGGCTGGACCCCGCCGAGACGGGGGTCGTCCTGGCGCTCTTCTTCGTCCCCTTCGCGCTGTTGCAGTTCCCGATGGGGATACTCTCGGACCGGATCGGCCGGACGATCCCGATCGTCGTTGGCTCGGTCTGCTACGGCGGCGCGATCGCGTTCGTCGGCCTCGCCCCCTCCCTCGTGCTGGCGGGCGCCGGGATGGTCCTCGTGGGGGTCCTCGGCGCGTTCATGGCCCCCGCGACGATGGCGCTCGTCACCGACCTCGCGGACGACGACGAGCGCGGCACCGCGATGGCCGGCTTCAACGTCGCGGGCAGCCTCGGCTTCCTCACCGGCTTTCTCGTGGGGGGAACCGTGGCAGGTACGTTCGGCTACCTCACCGCCTTTCTCGTCGTCGCCGCGATGGAGGCGCTGATCGCGCTCGTCGCCGTCCCCCTGTTCCTCCGGATCGATCTGCCGATCGAGCCGTCGTTCCAGCCCGAGCGATAG
- a CDS encoding O-acetylhomoserine aminocarboxypropyltransferase/cysteine synthase family protein has translation MTDWGPSTRSVHEGSEADPTTGARAPPIYQTTSYRFESADRAAARYALREPGDVYSRLGNPTVRALERRLASLEGGADAVVTASGMAAFDAACLVLCRQGSNVVTSSAIYGGTTAYLNHVATKRGIEPRFVDPLEYDEYEAAIDTDTAFVHCETIGNPALVTPDLERIAEIAHRNDTPLFVDNTFATPHLCRPTEHGADLVWESTTKWLHGSGTTVGGALIDSGGFEWDPERYPELAGENPAYPDTDFSRDFPDAPVAAAARFRSLRALGGCQSPFDAWVTAQGIESFPLRMDRHCENARIVAEYLADHPDVAWVTYPGLEDHPTHENARRYLSDFGGMIAFGLEGADGSDPSARGTSSGGGYDAGRRFCESVELASFLANIGDAKTLVIHPASTTHAQLSEDEQRASGVTPDMIRLSVGIEDPEDILEDLERAIDRAAGVR, from the coding sequence ATGACCGACTGGGGGCCGTCCACGCGGAGTGTCCACGAGGGGAGCGAGGCCGACCCCACGACGGGCGCGCGAGCGCCGCCGATCTACCAGACCACCTCCTACCGGTTCGAGAGCGCCGACCGTGCGGCCGCCCGCTACGCGCTACGCGAACCCGGTGACGTCTACTCCCGGCTGGGCAACCCGACCGTGAGAGCGCTCGAACGCCGCCTCGCGTCGCTCGAAGGCGGGGCCGACGCCGTCGTCACCGCCTCGGGGATGGCCGCATTCGACGCCGCCTGTCTCGTGCTCTGTCGACAGGGGTCGAACGTCGTGACCTCCTCCGCGATCTACGGCGGTACGACCGCCTACCTGAACCACGTCGCCACGAAGCGAGGGATCGAACCCCGGTTCGTCGACCCGCTGGAGTACGACGAGTACGAGGCAGCGATCGACACCGACACCGCGTTCGTCCACTGCGAGACGATCGGTAACCCGGCGCTGGTCACGCCGGATCTCGAACGGATCGCGGAGATCGCTCATCGGAACGATACGCCGCTGTTCGTCGACAACACGTTCGCCACGCCGCACCTCTGCCGGCCGACCGAACACGGGGCGGATCTCGTCTGGGAGTCGACGACGAAGTGGCTCCACGGCTCCGGGACGACCGTCGGGGGCGCGCTGATCGATTCCGGAGGATTCGAGTGGGACCCGGAGCGGTATCCCGAACTCGCAGGCGAGAACCCCGCCTACCCGGACACGGACTTCAGCCGCGACTTCCCCGACGCGCCGGTCGCCGCCGCCGCCCGGTTCCGGTCGCTGCGCGCGCTCGGGGGGTGTCAGTCGCCGTTCGACGCCTGGGTCACGGCACAGGGGATCGAGTCGTTCCCGCTTCGGATGGACCGCCACTGCGAGAACGCCCGGATCGTCGCGGAGTACCTCGCCGATCACCCCGACGTGGCGTGGGTCACGTATCCGGGTCTCGAGGACCACCCGACCCACGAGAACGCCCGACGATACCTCTCGGATTTCGGGGGGATGATCGCGTTCGGGCTCGAGGGCGCCGACGGGTCCGACCCGTCCGCTCGTGGGACGTCGTCCGGCGGGGGGTACGACGCCGGCCGTCGCTTCTGCGAGTCGGTCGAGCTGGCGAGCTTCCTCGCGAACATCGGCGACGCGAAGACGCTCGTCATCCACCCGGCGAGCACGACCCATGCACAGCTCTCGGAGGACGAACAGCGCGCGAGCGGCGTCACGCCCGACATGATCCGGCTCTCGGTCGGGATCGAGGATCCGGAGGACATCCTGGAGGATCTGGAGCGGGCGATCGACCGGGCGGCGGGGGTACGATGA
- a CDS encoding amidohydrolase, producing MSAQDAVEVGTELRETVYEVAHELWEHPELGLEEHESARLLSDILEEEGFSVERGVVGLPTAFVAEYGSGTPVIGILGEYDALPEMSQAVSARKEPIEPGAAGHGCGHNLFAAGSLGGAIGAKRAVEEAGIEGRVRFYGTPAEELGVGKVYMAREGLFDDLSAAISWHPGWLASATRGSCLAVDSLHVIYEGTASHAAAVPEAGRSGLDALHLFDTGIEFMREHVPDSARIHYAVTGGGGAPNVVPAEASGLYYVRAESREEVGRLTEWIEDAARGAAMMTQTEVDVDLVNSMYGLLPNETLADRVEDVMTSVGSVGFDEADHAFADELQSTLDPETVENGIAAQGLDREVETRLRERALADEPVRTEGEERVGPYSTDVGDVSWVVPTAQFRAPTWPVGTPAHSWQAVAAGGDFGREAAVYAARVVAATAVDLLSDPATLAAAREEFEERRGETEYETAMTGTPPADRSELPY from the coding sequence ATGAGCGCACAGGACGCAGTCGAGGTCGGAACGGAGCTCCGAGAGACCGTCTACGAGGTGGCGCACGAGCTCTGGGAGCACCCCGAACTCGGTCTCGAAGAACACGAGTCGGCCCGACTGCTCTCCGATATTCTCGAGGAGGAGGGGTTCTCGGTCGAACGCGGCGTCGTCGGCCTGCCGACCGCGTTCGTCGCGGAGTACGGTTCCGGAACACCCGTAATCGGGATCCTCGGCGAGTACGACGCCCTCCCGGAGATGTCACAGGCCGTCTCCGCGCGGAAGGAACCGATCGAGCCGGGCGCGGCCGGCCACGGCTGCGGGCACAACCTCTTCGCCGCGGGCAGTCTGGGGGGCGCGATCGGCGCGAAGCGGGCGGTGGAGGAAGCGGGGATCGAGGGGAGGGTCCGGTTCTACGGGACGCCCGCCGAGGAACTCGGCGTCGGCAAGGTCTACATGGCTCGCGAGGGGCTGTTCGACGACCTCTCGGCCGCGATCAGCTGGCACCCCGGCTGGCTCGCTTCCGCGACCCGCGGGAGCTGTCTCGCGGTGGACTCACTGCACGTCATCTACGAGGGGACCGCTTCGCACGCCGCCGCGGTCCCGGAGGCGGGCAGGAGCGGGCTCGATGCGCTCCACCTGTTCGACACCGGGATCGAGTTCATGCGCGAGCACGTCCCGGACTCCGCGCGGATCCACTACGCCGTCACCGGCGGCGGGGGCGCGCCGAACGTCGTCCCGGCGGAGGCGAGCGGGCTCTACTACGTCAGGGCGGAGAGCCGAGAGGAGGTCGGTCGGCTCACCGAGTGGATCGAGGACGCCGCCCGTGGCGCGGCGATGATGACGCAGACCGAGGTGGACGTCGACCTCGTCAACAGCATGTACGGGCTGCTGCCGAACGAGACGCTGGCGGACCGGGTAGAGGACGTGATGACGTCGGTCGGTTCCGTGGGATTCGACGAGGCCGACCACGCGTTCGCCGATGAGCTCCAGTCGACGCTCGATCCGGAGACGGTGGAGAACGGGATCGCCGCGCAGGGACTCGATCGGGAGGTCGAAACGAGACTTCGCGAACGGGCGCTGGCGGACGAGCCGGTACGGACCGAGGGCGAGGAGAGGGTCGGGCCGTACTCGACGGACGTCGGGGACGTGAGCTGGGTCGTCCCGACGGCACAGTTCAGGGCGCCGACCTGGCCGGTCGGCACGCCCGCGCACAGCTGGCAGGCGGTCGCCGCTGGCGGCGACTTCGGCAGGGAGGCGGCGGTCTACGCTGCCCGCGTCGTCGCCGCGACGGCGGTCGACCTGCTCTCGGACCCGGCGACGCTCGCGGCCGCCCGCGAGGAGTTCGAGGAACGTCGGGGTGAGACTGAGTACGAGACGGCGATGACCGGGACGCCGCCGGCGGACCGCTCGGAGCTGCCGTACTGA
- a CDS encoding YihY/virulence factor BrkB family protein produces the protein MGRLASLGSFVLVVAREATDQEVKYPAAAIAYYGFVSVVPLFLLVVAVGTAVLGPDVLDAIDEFTPQYLTPDARRLVGEAVVAASGRTGAAALAIGVLAWSGANAAVAFLDALERVENADDRSLLAQLRDATVVLASLGLAAVATVATSLVVAVLSIVPLGPFSPATALFAPLVLFALLTVAFLPLYYVPSRVVTSPLGAIPGAGTAAAGWTLLQIGVQFYATNAGQYALYGVLSGIIVVLTALYAAAIVLTLGAVVNATLSGVGEVGEFPLEAF, from the coding sequence GTGGGCCGTCTCGCCTCGCTGGGATCGTTCGTGCTCGTCGTCGCCCGCGAGGCGACGGACCAGGAGGTGAAGTACCCGGCCGCCGCCATCGCCTACTACGGCTTCGTCTCGGTCGTGCCGCTGTTCTTGCTGGTGGTTGCCGTCGGGACCGCGGTGCTCGGCCCCGACGTCCTCGACGCGATCGACGAGTTCACTCCACAGTACCTCACGCCCGACGCCCGCAGGCTCGTCGGCGAGGCCGTCGTCGCCGCCTCCGGCCGAACCGGAGCCGCGGCGCTCGCGATCGGCGTCCTCGCCTGGAGCGGGGCGAACGCCGCCGTCGCCTTCCTCGACGCGCTCGAACGCGTCGAGAACGCCGACGACCGCTCGCTCCTCGCACAGCTCCGCGACGCGACGGTCGTCCTCGCCTCGCTCGGCCTCGCCGCGGTCGCCACCGTCGCGACCAGCCTCGTCGTCGCGGTGCTCTCGATCGTCCCGCTCGGGCCGTTCTCGCCCGCGACCGCGCTCTTCGCCCCGCTCGTCCTCTTCGCGCTGCTCACGGTCGCGTTCCTCCCGCTCTACTACGTCCCCTCCCGCGTGGTCACCTCCCCACTCGGGGCGATCCCCGGCGCCGGAACGGCCGCAGCGGGCTGGACGTTGCTCCAGATCGGCGTGCAGTTCTACGCCACGAACGCCGGCCAGTACGCGCTCTACGGCGTGCTCAGCGGGATCATCGTCGTCCTCACCGCGCTCTACGCCGCCGCCATCGTCCTCACCCTCGGCGCCGTCGTGAACGCGACGCTCTCGGGGGTCGGTGAGGTCGGCGAGTTCCCGCTGGAGGCGTTCTGA